The following are encoded together in the Azospirillum brasilense genome:
- a CDS encoding PAS domain S-box protein: MTLSSIEPPWPSDERTRLDRLKSYGVLDTPPEAAFDRLARLGARHFRMPIVMVNLVDETRQWSKAGHGLDTMVVERRLSFCAHTILDDAVLVVRDTREDERFADNELVAGPPHLRFYAGAPLIAPDGLRIGTFSLLDHQPHPEFSAEDERDLEEFARLAMHEMESQAAHRAAQAAEALLRDKNALLESLLESVTDPIFAKDRERHFTLVNSATARLFGRTREEVAGLTDEDLFPPEEAARLDDLCERVIATGREETVEEELPFPTEEGTRVLMISVMPLRDAWGAAIGVVGVARDITARKRAEEALRSSEARFRTLVDNTPLLMWINRSDGTPEYYNEELRAYTGQDPDAMSAWQGFHPDDRPAYLELRTRSIAAGTPYQSNIRMRRADGAWRWHQCRVVPVREKGAIVSWIGTAVDIHDIRRAQQAAEEADRSKGRFLAAASHDLRQPMQSILLFAGALGPHVAGEAGQRALDRLQQGLDTLKDLLDSLLDVSRLDAGVVAPQIEEFPVAELLGPLSAAYAPLAEAKGLDWRVVPCTGTVRSDRVLLGRMLRNLVDNAIRYTDRGRVMVDCRPQGTCLYVEVHDTGLGIPPDQRERIFEEFHQIGNPERDRDQGLGLGLAIVRRLSRLLDHPVDLVSRPERGSIFSISVPLVRHDAPRPPPPAARMARADAMTATGGGRLAVVVEDDAIVLMGLAVMLGEWGFEVLTAGSTGEALERLRGGGRRPDIVLADYRLRQGRVGTEAILRVRDLFGADVPGLIVTGEIGPEPQRDAARHGLGLMHKPVTPRLLEAALARHLGAIGPA, translated from the coding sequence GTGACGTTGAGCAGCATCGAGCCGCCATGGCCATCGGATGAGCGCACCCGGCTCGACCGGCTGAAGAGCTACGGCGTGTTGGACACGCCGCCGGAAGCTGCCTTCGACCGGCTTGCCCGGCTGGGCGCCCGCCATTTCCGCATGCCCATCGTGATGGTCAATCTGGTGGACGAGACGCGGCAATGGTCCAAGGCCGGCCATGGCCTGGACACGATGGTCGTCGAGCGGCGGCTGTCCTTCTGCGCCCACACCATCCTCGACGACGCGGTGCTGGTCGTGCGCGACACGCGGGAGGACGAACGCTTCGCCGACAACGAGTTGGTGGCCGGGCCGCCGCACCTGCGTTTCTACGCCGGGGCGCCGCTGATCGCACCGGATGGGCTGCGCATCGGAACCTTCTCCTTGCTCGATCACCAGCCCCACCCGGAGTTCAGCGCCGAGGACGAGCGGGACTTGGAGGAGTTTGCCCGTCTCGCCATGCACGAGATGGAATCCCAGGCCGCCCACCGCGCCGCCCAGGCGGCGGAGGCGCTTCTGCGGGACAAGAACGCCCTGCTGGAAAGCCTTCTGGAGAGCGTCACCGATCCGATCTTCGCCAAGGACCGCGAGCGCCACTTCACCCTGGTCAACTCCGCGACCGCCCGCCTGTTCGGACGGACGCGGGAGGAGGTGGCAGGCCTGACCGACGAGGATCTGTTCCCGCCGGAGGAGGCTGCACGGCTCGACGACCTGTGCGAGCGGGTGATCGCCACCGGGCGGGAGGAAACGGTCGAGGAGGAATTGCCTTTCCCGACGGAGGAGGGCACGCGCGTTCTGATGATCAGCGTCATGCCCCTGCGCGACGCATGGGGGGCGGCCATCGGCGTCGTCGGGGTGGCCCGCGACATCACCGCCCGCAAGCGGGCGGAGGAGGCGTTGCGGTCGAGCGAGGCGCGGTTCCGTACACTGGTGGACAATACGCCGCTGCTCATGTGGATCAACCGCTCGGACGGCACCCCCGAATATTACAATGAGGAGTTGCGCGCCTACACCGGCCAGGACCCGGACGCCATGTCCGCCTGGCAGGGATTCCATCCGGACGACCGCCCCGCCTATCTGGAACTGAGGACACGCTCGATCGCCGCGGGCACGCCCTATCAGAGCAACATCCGGATGCGGCGCGCCGACGGGGCATGGCGGTGGCACCAGTGCCGCGTGGTGCCGGTGCGGGAGAAGGGTGCCATCGTCTCCTGGATCGGCACCGCGGTGGACATCCACGATATCCGGCGTGCCCAGCAGGCGGCGGAGGAGGCCGACCGCTCGAAGGGCCGCTTCCTGGCCGCCGCCAGCCACGACCTCCGCCAGCCCATGCAATCGATCCTGCTGTTCGCTGGGGCGCTGGGTCCCCATGTCGCCGGCGAGGCCGGGCAGCGGGCGCTGGATCGGCTTCAGCAGGGGCTGGACACGCTGAAGGATCTATTGGACAGCTTGCTCGACGTGTCGCGCCTCGACGCCGGGGTGGTGGCGCCGCAGATCGAGGAGTTTCCGGTCGCCGAGCTGCTCGGCCCGCTGTCCGCCGCCTATGCCCCGCTGGCCGAGGCCAAGGGGCTGGATTGGCGGGTCGTGCCCTGCACCGGAACGGTGCGCAGCGACCGCGTCCTGCTCGGGCGGATGCTGCGCAATCTGGTTGACAATGCCATCCGCTACACCGACCGGGGCCGCGTCATGGTCGATTGCCGGCCCCAGGGAACGTGCCTGTACGTCGAGGTGCACGACACCGGCCTGGGCATCCCGCCCGACCAGCGCGAGCGCATCTTCGAGGAGTTTCACCAGATCGGCAACCCGGAGCGCGACCGCGACCAGGGACTCGGCCTGGGGCTCGCCATCGTGCGCCGGCTGTCGCGGCTGCTCGACCATCCGGTGGATCTGGTGTCGCGTCCGGAGCGCGGCTCGATCTTCTCGATCAGCGTGCCGCTGGTCCGCCACGATGCGCCGCGTCCCCCGCCGCCCGCCGCCCGGATGGCGCGGGCCGATGCCATGACGGCGACCGGGGGTGGGCGGCTGGCCGTGGTCGTGGAGGACGACGCCATCGTTCTGATGGGGCTGGCGGTGATGCTCGGCGAATGGGGGTTTGAGGTGCTGACCGCCGGGAGTACCGGCGAAGCGCTGGAGCGATTGCGCGGAGGCGGGCGGCGGCCCGACATCGTGCTGGCCGATTACCGGCTGCGCCAGGGCCGCGTCGGCACCGAGGCCATCCTGCGCGTCCGCGACCTGTTCGGTGCCGACGTGCCGGGTCTCATCGTCACCGGGGAGATCGGGCCGGAACCCCAGCGCGACGCCGCGCGGCACGGTCTCGGCCTGATGCACAAGCCGGTGACGCCGCGCCTTCTTGAAGCCGCGCTGGCGCGCCATCTTGGAGCCATCGGGCCGGCTTGA
- a CDS encoding substrate-binding domain-containing protein has product MPSLSKGLAIVAVAAALAGCQFPGFQSPQQTATLPPPTVPKPPPEERGIWIVGSPSMRGAVGTAASRFNSTPDTQPRLVAEGTNSGFRSFCAGVGLEHPDMVVSDRRIGAEEQKRCRAKGITMTEYELGPKQFVYVKDAHMMTIPGVRDFTDSWGVKGKPVRGA; this is encoded by the coding sequence GTGCCATCCCTGTCGAAAGGCCTTGCCATAGTCGCCGTCGCGGCGGCGCTCGCCGGGTGCCAGTTCCCCGGCTTCCAATCGCCGCAGCAGACGGCCACCCTGCCGCCCCCGACCGTGCCGAAGCCGCCGCCCGAGGAGCGTGGGATCTGGATCGTCGGCAGCCCGTCCATGCGGGGGGCGGTCGGCACCGCGGCCAGCCGCTTCAACAGCACGCCCGACACCCAGCCGCGCCTCGTCGCCGAGGGCACCAACAGCGGTTTCCGCAGCTTCTGCGCCGGGGTTGGGCTGGAGCATCCCGACATGGTGGTCTCCGACCGCCGCATCGGGGCCGAGGAACAAAAGCGCTGCCGGGCCAAGGGCATCACCATGACGGAGTACGAGCTTGGCCCCAAGCAGTTCGTCTACGTCAAGGACGCCCACATGATGACCATCCCCGGCGTGCGCGATTTCACGGACAGCTGGGGCGTGAAGGGCAAGCCGGTGCGCGGGGCCTGA
- a CDS encoding group III truncated hemoglobin, producing MDQTSAPTPQSATIAERVAKTGIDEAMIDALVRTFYGKIRDDALLGPVFGAAITDWEPHLQKMIDFWSSVALLTHRYDGRPLPAHVRFDIGPAHFERWLELFRETTAEVCTPEAAAFFEDRAANIGRSIQMGVDFFRKQAAADVGVAR from the coding sequence TTGGACCAGACCTCCGCTCCCACCCCCCAGTCCGCCACCATCGCCGAACGCGTGGCCAAGACCGGCATCGACGAGGCGATGATCGACGCCCTCGTCCGCACCTTCTACGGCAAGATCCGCGACGACGCCCTGCTCGGCCCGGTGTTCGGTGCGGCGATCACCGACTGGGAGCCGCATCTCCAGAAGATGATCGATTTCTGGTCATCGGTCGCCCTGCTGACCCACCGCTACGACGGGCGTCCCCTCCCCGCCCATGTCCGTTTCGACATCGGGCCGGCGCATTTCGAGCGCTGGCTGGAGTTGTTCCGCGAGACGACGGCCGAGGTCTGCACACCCGAGGCCGCCGCCTTCTTCGAGGACCGCGCGGCCAACATCGGGCGCAGCATCCAGATGGGGGTAGATTTCTTCCGCAAGCAGGCCGCCGCCGACGTTGGCGTTGCCCGCTGA
- a CDS encoding LutC/YkgG family protein encodes MSESRNAILGKLRAGRDAHPLTPPESDFAVLRNKRWDGAERLERIKRMMEAVHTEFLETTEADWPADVQAFLKAQGTRNLLFGPATEAGGRLSAEWAEGGPELIPYADRVETFKERLFDGIDAGITTTLGAIADTGSLIVWPTPEEPRLMSLVPHMHLALLRADALYDTFWQAMTENRWADGMPTNALLISGPSKTADIEQTLAYGVHGPKRLVVVIIR; translated from the coding sequence ATGTCTGAGTCCAGAAACGCGATCCTGGGCAAGCTGCGCGCCGGGCGCGACGCCCATCCTCTGACCCCGCCGGAGTCCGACTTCGCCGTCCTGCGCAACAAGCGCTGGGACGGCGCCGAACGGCTGGAGCGCATCAAGCGCATGATGGAGGCCGTCCACACGGAGTTCCTGGAGACGACCGAGGCCGACTGGCCCGCCGACGTCCAGGCCTTCCTCAAGGCGCAGGGCACCCGTAACCTGCTGTTCGGCCCGGCGACCGAGGCCGGGGGGCGCCTGTCGGCCGAATGGGCGGAAGGCGGTCCGGAGCTGATCCCCTACGCTGACCGGGTCGAGACCTTCAAGGAGCGGCTGTTCGACGGCATCGACGCCGGCATCACCACGACGTTGGGCGCCATCGCCGACACCGGCAGCCTGATCGTCTGGCCGACGCCGGAGGAGCCGCGGCTGATGTCGCTGGTGCCGCACATGCACTTGGCGCTGCTGCGCGCCGACGCGCTGTACGACACCTTCTGGCAGGCGATGACCGAGAACCGCTGGGCCGACGGCATGCCGACCAACGCCTTGCTGATCTCCGGCCCGTCGAAGACGGCGGACATCGAGCAGACGCTGGCCTACGGCGTCCACGGGCCGAAGCGGCTGGTGGTGGTTATCATCCGGTAA